Proteins from one Capricornis sumatraensis isolate serow.1 chromosome 2, serow.2, whole genome shotgun sequence genomic window:
- the PSMB11 gene encoding proteasome subunit beta type-11: protein MALQDVCKWQAPDTQETSPHLPQAGSWAVPRGWDPQAFLQTHGPRLAHGTTTLAFRFRHGVIAAADTRSSCGNYVACPASRKVIPVHQHLLGTTSGTSADCVTWYRVLQRELRLRALREGQLPSVAGAAKLLSVMMSRYRGLDLCVATALCGWDRSGPALFYVYSDGTFLQGDIFSVGSGSPYAYGVLDRGYRYDMSTQEAYALARCAVAHATRRDAYSGGSVDLFHVRESGWEYVSCHDAWVLYSELQKLPEPEKEREEEATPDRAGEGREPSVGLAPGDLKVPTERL, encoded by the coding sequence ATGGCTCTGCAAGATGTGTGCAAGTGGCAGGCCCCTGACACCCAGGAAACCTCCCCTCACCTGCCTCAGGCTGGCAGCTGGGCTGTGCCCCGAGGCTGGGACCCTCAAGCCTTCCTGCAGACGCACGGCCCCAGGCTGGCCCATGGTACCACCACTCTGGCCTTCCGCTTCCGTCATGGAGTCATCGCTGCGGCTGACACCCGGTCCTCCTGTGGCAACTACGTGGCGTGTCCAGCCTCACGCaaggtcatccctgtgcaccagcatCTCCTGGGCACCACCTCTGGCACCTCGGCTGACTGCGTCACGTGGTACCGGGTGCTGCAGCGGGAGCTGCGCCTGCGGGCACTGAGGGAGGGTCAGCTGCCCAGTGTGGCCGGTGCTGCCAAACTTTTATCAGTCATGATGTCACGCTACCGGGGGCTGGATCTGTGTGTGGCCACGGCCCTGTGTGGCTGGGACCGCTCTGGCCCTGCCCTCTTCTATGTCTACAGCGATGGCACCTTCCTGCAGGGGGATATCTTTTCGGTGGGCTCTGGGTCTCCCTACGCCTATGGTGTGCTAGATCGTGGCTACCGCTACGACATGAGCACCCAGGAAGCCTACGCCCTGGCCCGCTGCGCCGTGGCCCATGCCACCCGCCGCGATGCCTACTCTGGGGGTTCTGTGGACCTCTTCCACGTGCGGGAGAGTGGATGGGAGTATGTGTCCTGCCATGATGCCTGGGTGCTGTACTCGGAACTGCAGAAGCTTCCAGAACCAGAGAAGGAACGGGAGGAGGAGGCCACCCCCGACAGAGCTGGCGAAGGCAGAGAACCGTCTGTGGGGCTGGCACCTGGGGACTTGAAGGTGCCCACAGAGAGGCTGTGA